In the Mycoplasmoides gallisepticum genome, one interval contains:
- a CDS encoding DEAD/DEAH box helicase — MCWDWMLNKILEYYFQDSELIRGKNLVNRKTVKLTYHQDNKLLVLSARINDEANVVNTKVTVNGSNEKLLNISCNCPSRLKYCRYVAATIYCAYVQLKTLFNKEQEANKKQEIILNNNKIQQTKISPKEKAYFSIEKIKKSFNTTKLSVFLNVDSYKFKLVNENHFLLKQEWMNGDEISFYVCYEKAKTPVKILKLKIDSDALNYQDYFMFWYLVYLANINNLDEETFLSEGSYLHSEFKLSNHGLYALNDLETFKKFLGKYDQSYQQAQLDDDLINEINTCFNECSFIVNSKKTENRILLTSERNDVYNFKIESFVDKKWSSYLSHYLTKDNKLVINSFNKILNQNNLNHELLNKVSIASKEFLDFYIYITKMGFDNIYLDDQKKITKLVDYLPKAGLVLGFNEKKNGLTTSLVFNYKRDNENNIVYFEDQKLLKNKRLHLYEENTYDFFFKKVINKRLLTRLKKNTVDLNDLEELHELTNYFNNNDQFQIKVLEPYTKELKLKFEITDFKKIESHNDLIKITLSNFYYNFDFIKDIVANYLLAKELYITNDGYYCLNDPENSAFLEFWSKFDFYGVKKVNSKTIVVNKYRLLDLYNSFKPYLNYFKKIASKDILELIDALFNNTFKDELTIQEPFDQLLWPYQKEGHKWLRILQKFGFGGIMADDMGLGKTIQMISVISQFYKDHAHEIKQSLIVAPASLLLNWASEFKKFDPDLVVATISGNVDNRRAIINSRNHLVEITTYSAFKKDRAYHAKKDYAYIVLDEAQSIKNASSILSKDIKSLNGAHKVALTGTVVENRLAELWSIFDFVLPGFFGSITDFNLNYASQIERDEKINEVTLERLKKKIAPFILRRTKDKVLKDLPPKTQTDLLVGLSSDHMSFYRKREQEVKEEILKIIQNKEQSRKGLGIMLAKLLNELRQICCSPKLLNPSFEGENAKFVAAMDIINNAIKSNKKTLLFSQYLGVISLFKKELEQRNIKYFILTGDTPKEVRLQYVNDFNNAKEPAVFIASLKAGGVGLNLTGAEIVIHYDLWWNLALQNQATDRAHRIGQRNHLQVYRIIAADTIEERIVAIQERKKELAAKLIQETDNSLSWLNIKDILSLFN; from the coding sequence TTGTGCTGGGATTGAATGCTAAATAAGATCTTAGAATATTATTTTCAAGATAGCGAGCTAATTCGGGGTAAAAACCTGGTAAATCGAAAAACTGTTAAATTAACTTACCACCAAGATAACAAACTATTAGTTTTAAGTGCAAGAATCAACGATGAAGCTAATGTTGTTAATACCAAAGTAACTGTTAATGGCAGTAACGAAAAGCTATTAAATATCTCTTGTAACTGCCCTTCGCGACTAAAGTATTGTCGCTATGTTGCAGCCACTATTTATTGCGCTTATGTTCAATTAAAAACCCTTTTTAATAAAGAACAAGAAGCTAATAAAAAACAAGAGATTATCTTAAACAATAATAAGATTCAACAAACTAAGATTAGTCCTAAAGAAAAAGCTTACTTTAGTATTGAAAAGATTAAAAAGAGCTTTAATACGACAAAACTATCAGTTTTTTTAAACGTCGATTCTTATAAGTTTAAACTAGTTAATGAGAATCACTTTTTATTAAAACAAGAGTGGATGAATGGGGATGAGATTAGCTTTTATGTTTGTTATGAAAAAGCTAAAACACCAGTCAAAATCTTAAAATTAAAAATTGACAGCGATGCTTTAAATTATCAAGATTATTTTATGTTTTGATACCTTGTGTATCTAGCTAACATAAATAATCTTGATGAAGAAACGTTCTTATCTGAAGGATCATATTTGCATAGCGAATTTAAGTTAAGCAATCATGGGCTATACGCATTAAATGACCTAGAAACTTTTAAAAAGTTCCTTGGGAAATATGACCAATCTTACCAGCAAGCTCAATTAGATGATGATCTAATTAATGAAATTAATACTTGCTTTAATGAATGCAGTTTTATTGTTAACTCTAAGAAAACTGAAAACCGGATCTTATTAACAAGTGAAAGAAACGATGTTTATAACTTTAAGATTGAAAGTTTTGTTGATAAAAAATGAAGTTCTTATTTAAGTCACTACTTAACTAAGGACAACAAGTTGGTAATTAACTCGTTTAATAAGATCTTAAACCAGAACAACCTTAACCACGAGTTACTAAACAAGGTTTCAATCGCTTCTAAAGAGTTTTTAGATTTTTATATTTATATAACCAAGATGGGGTTTGATAATATCTATTTAGATGATCAAAAGAAGATTACCAAACTTGTTGATTATTTACCTAAAGCTGGCTTAGTCCTTGGGTTTAACGAAAAGAAGAACGGGTTAACTACTAGTTTAGTTTTTAACTACAAGCGAGATAATGAAAATAATATCGTTTATTTTGAAGACCAAAAGTTACTTAAAAATAAACGTCTGCATTTATATGAAGAAAACACCTATGACTTTTTCTTTAAAAAAGTCATTAACAAACGATTATTAACCCGTTTAAAAAAGAACACTGTAGATCTAAATGATCTAGAAGAGTTGCACGAATTAACCAACTATTTTAATAATAACGATCAGTTCCAAATAAAAGTTTTAGAACCTTATACAAAAGAACTTAAACTTAAGTTTGAGATTACGGATTTTAAAAAGATCGAATCACATAACGATCTAATAAAAATCACCTTATCTAACTTTTATTACAACTTTGATTTCATCAAAGATATTGTGGCTAACTACTTGTTGGCTAAAGAACTATATATAACCAACGATGGTTATTATTGTTTAAACGATCCAGAGAACTCAGCTTTTCTAGAGTTCTGATCTAAATTTGATTTTTACGGGGTTAAGAAGGTTAACTCAAAAACAATCGTTGTTAACAAATACCGATTGTTAGATCTTTATAATTCTTTTAAACCTTACCTAAATTACTTTAAAAAGATTGCTAGCAAAGATATTCTTGAACTAATAGATGCATTATTTAATAATACCTTTAAAGATGAGTTAACGATTCAAGAACCGTTTGATCAACTTTTATGACCTTATCAAAAAGAAGGTCATAAATGGTTGAGAATCTTACAAAAGTTTGGGTTTGGTGGGATTATGGCAGATGATATGGGATTGGGTAAAACGATCCAAATGATCTCAGTTATCTCCCAATTCTATAAAGACCACGCCCATGAAATTAAGCAAAGCTTAATCGTAGCACCTGCTTCGTTGTTATTAAATTGGGCTAGTGAGTTCAAGAAATTTGACCCAGATTTAGTTGTGGCTACGATATCTGGAAATGTTGATAATCGTAGAGCGATAATCAACTCAAGAAACCATCTGGTTGAAATCACCACTTACTCTGCTTTTAAAAAAGATCGTGCATACCATGCTAAAAAAGATTATGCTTACATTGTTTTAGATGAAGCACAAAGCATTAAGAATGCTTCATCGATTTTATCTAAAGATATTAAGAGTCTTAATGGTGCTCACAAGGTTGCTTTAACTGGAACCGTGGTTGAGAACCGGTTAGCTGAACTATGATCAATCTTTGACTTTGTTTTACCAGGCTTCTTTGGTTCGATTACAGATTTTAACCTTAACTATGCTAGTCAAATCGAACGTGATGAAAAGATTAATGAAGTAACCTTAGAACGTTTAAAGAAAAAGATTGCACCATTTATCCTAAGAAGAACTAAGGATAAGGTGCTAAAAGATTTACCACCGAAAACTCAAACTGATCTGTTAGTAGGATTGTCTTCTGATCATATGAGTTTTTATCGTAAACGAGAACAAGAAGTTAAAGAAGAAATTTTAAAGATTATTCAAAACAAGGAACAATCTAGAAAAGGCTTGGGAATTATGCTGGCTAAACTCTTAAACGAGTTACGTCAGATCTGTTGTTCGCCAAAACTACTTAACCCTAGTTTTGAAGGAGAAAACGCAAAATTTGTTGCAGCTATGGACATTATTAATAATGCCATTAAAAGCAACAAAAAAACCTTATTGTTTAGTCAATATCTAGGTGTAATTAGCTTATTCAAAAAAGAACTAGAACAAAGAAATATTAAATACTTTATTCTAACGGGTGATACTCCCAAAGAAGTAAGGCTTCAATACGTTAACGACTTTAATAATGCTAAAGAGCCAGCCGTTTTCATCGCTTCATTAAAAGCGGGTGGGGTCGGACTAAACTTAACTGGAGCTGAGATCGTTATTCATTATGACTTATGATGAAACTTGGCTCTTCAAAACCAAGCAACTGATCGTGCTCACCGAATCGGACAAAGAAACCACCTTCAGGTTTACCGAATTATTGCTGCTGACACGATCGAAGAACGAATCGTTGCTATCCAAGAACGTAAGAAAGAACTAGCAGCTAAATTAATCCAAGAAACTGATAACAGTTTAAGTTGATTAAACATTAAAGATATCTTATCTCTATTTAACTAA